From a region of the uncultured Draconibacterium sp. genome:
- a CDS encoding TonB-dependent receptor, translating to MKTFLSIILLVFIVSTSFGQNKKRDKVKRKYRNVEAVSRELPTVFVRGSVYDSDYHPLPGATVTIDGTYKGVNTNEDGEYFITNLEPGRARIRVSFIGYETHTADIILQEGRNEKNVMLPTADIHLEPILVSAQKREQQLMDVPTAISSVSNQLMNEANITELSTLGEFVPGLYIREQGANRPTFAIRGLSSDEVSPSAQPRVSVFFNNVPINRANSASLELYDMNRVEVLKGPQNTLFGRGAQAGAVHYVSKMPENNYYGSVTAGLGDYGQQEYRGMVNVPLIENKLMMRAAGIYSSRDGYVENTFGGDLMGKETLAGRFSLRFKPEWNHRFDVVMNYQKDETPGIAFMPDSLPNTNGDIGIFSGVASHEQGKNLGTGKEIFDATLNYRFYMSEHTYWTSITSYRKTDASSRWDGDGTASAAIDMAEYAGASQFYQEIRGNFSQNSRMNGSLGGSFWREKADQTYWFSPNEQQLANLMLSSPPMPLVDANGGPISIPAIPNYDPELDTTIYIPLPTNHQEEMYSKATNMSVEAFMDLNYQLSRKIFVSAGVRMVYDRYKLNSESSFVSGSQSTLGMFTGNAPNVFFLPYNSKEISKNTISYTWRGGLKYRFNEYGNVYANYSRGRRPAVLQFTSTGEEEVLEPEILDNYELGFKGSFYDRVFVDITGFYSLYKDFQTRAWVADSGTGEYNLLFKDGGQATSYGAEANLRVAIIEQLDMFANYAWLKTEFDSTDVDGAAQLYAGNVFSLAPEHSFAVGLNARVNITPNIKLFVTPMYSYKSHIYFEDANTPGLEQDAYGLLNINGGLELADPNIRLTVWANNVLDEQYVTSAGNSGSLFGVPTFVPGSPQMIGTKLTWNFTKEERRRRRR from the coding sequence ATGAAAACTTTCCTCAGTATAATTCTCCTGGTATTTATTGTTTCAACCTCATTTGGTCAAAATAAAAAACGCGATAAGGTAAAACGTAAATACCGGAATGTTGAAGCCGTTTCGCGCGAATTGCCAACCGTTTTTGTACGCGGTTCGGTATACGATAGCGATTACCACCCCTTACCCGGCGCTACCGTTACGATTGACGGGACTTATAAAGGAGTAAATACCAACGAAGACGGCGAATATTTTATCACGAACCTGGAACCGGGAAGAGCACGAATCAGGGTTTCGTTTATCGGATATGAAACCCATACTGCTGATATTATTCTGCAGGAAGGCCGTAACGAAAAGAATGTGATGCTACCTACAGCCGACATTCATTTGGAACCGATATTGGTAAGCGCCCAAAAACGCGAACAACAGTTGATGGATGTTCCAACGGCTATTTCGTCGGTAAGCAATCAGTTAATGAACGAAGCCAACATCACCGAACTAAGCACCCTTGGTGAATTTGTACCCGGCCTATATATACGTGAGCAGGGTGCCAACCGTCCCACTTTTGCCATTCGCGGATTAAGTAGCGACGAAGTGAGCCCCAGCGCACAACCACGGGTTTCGGTATTTTTTAATAATGTTCCGATAAACCGCGCTAATTCAGCTTCTCTTGAGCTCTACGACATGAATCGTGTAGAAGTGCTGAAAGGACCGCAAAACACCCTTTTCGGGCGGGGAGCACAGGCCGGAGCAGTTCATTACGTTAGCAAAATGCCGGAGAACAACTATTATGGAAGTGTTACTGCCGGATTGGGCGATTACGGGCAGCAGGAATACCGCGGAATGGTAAATGTTCCCCTAATTGAGAACAAATTGATGATGCGGGCTGCGGGAATTTACAGCTCCCGCGATGGTTATGTGGAAAATACCTTTGGCGGCGACCTGATGGGTAAAGAAACACTTGCCGGACGTTTTTCATTGCGCTTCAAGCCAGAGTGGAATCATCGGTTTGATGTGGTGATGAACTACCAAAAAGACGAAACACCGGGAATTGCGTTTATGCCCGATAGTTTGCCAAATACCAACGGCGACATTGGCATTTTTAGCGGTGTAGCCTCACACGAGCAAGGCAAGAACCTGGGAACGGGAAAAGAAATTTTTGATGCCACACTGAACTACCGCTTTTATATGAGCGAGCATACTTACTGGACCAGTATCACTTCGTATCGTAAAACGGATGCCTCATCGCGGTGGGATGGCGACGGTACCGCCTCGGCAGCCATCGATATGGCAGAGTATGCCGGAGCATCACAATTTTACCAGGAGATACGAGGAAACTTTTCGCAAAACAGCCGGATGAACGGTTCGCTTGGAGGTAGTTTCTGGCGCGAAAAAGCCGACCAGACTTACTGGTTCTCGCCCAACGAGCAACAACTCGCGAATCTTATGCTCTCAAGTCCACCAATGCCTTTGGTGGATGCTAATGGCGGGCCAATTTCAATTCCGGCAATACCAAATTATGATCCTGAATTGGACACAACGATTTACATCCCTCTTCCAACAAATCACCAGGAGGAAATGTATAGCAAAGCCACGAACATGTCAGTAGAAGCGTTTATGGATTTGAACTACCAGTTATCACGGAAGATTTTTGTTTCGGCAGGAGTTCGTATGGTTTACGACCGTTATAAACTGAATAGCGAATCTTCTTTTGTCAGCGGTTCGCAATCAACACTGGGAATGTTTACAGGTAACGCTCCCAACGTTTTCTTTTTGCCTTATAATTCAAAAGAAATCAGTAAAAATACAATTTCCTATACCTGGCGCGGTGGTTTAAAATACCGCTTTAACGAATACGGAAATGTTTATGCTAACTACTCGCGCGGACGCCGACCCGCCGTGTTACAGTTTACCTCAACTGGAGAAGAGGAAGTATTGGAGCCGGAAATCCTAGACAATTATGAACTCGGTTTTAAAGGCTCTTTTTACGATCGCGTGTTTGTGGATATAACAGGCTTCTACTCGCTTTACAAAGATTTTCAAACCCGTGCATGGGTAGCCGACAGCGGAACCGGAGAATACAACCTGCTGTTTAAAGATGGCGGTCAGGCAACCTCATACGGAGCCGAAGCTAATTTGCGAGTTGCCATTATAGAACAACTGGATATGTTTGCCAATTATGCATGGTTAAAAACCGAATTCGACTCTACCGATGTTGACGGAGCTGCACAACTTTATGCCGGCAATGTTTTTAGTCTGGCACCGGAACACAGTTTTGCAGTAGGACTAAATGCACGTGTGAACATTACACCCAATATTAAGCTGTTTGTAACGCCAATGTATTCGTATAAATCACACATTTATTTTGAGGATGCCAACACTCCCGGGCTGGAACAGGATGCTTATGGTTTGCTGAATATTAATGGGGGGCTGGAACTAGCCGATCCGAATATACGATTAACCGTTTGGGCCAACAATGTGCTCGACGAACAGTATGTTACCAGCGCCGGAAATTCCGGAAGTCTGTTTGGCGTACCAACCTTTGTGCCGGGATCGCCACAAATGATCGGGACTAAATTGACATGGAATTTCACAAAGGAGGAACGGCGGCGTAGGAGAAGATAG